GGGTACCCTCGCTCCTGCAGCCAGAAAACATTCCTGTGGAGCTGCCACTGGATCAGTGCTCTCACAAGTTGATTCAGCAGCCAAACTTATTTTCAGGCATGTTTTGTTGTTCAGCCTGAGATCAAATCATTGGCTTCATTTTCAGCCCATTTCCCTGCTGGAAAATGAAGCCCATCGCAAAGTAGAAGTGCTTCAGAAAAGGATACCTTGTTCCAAAACACATATACCAGAAATActgcaaatttttctttttcccccagctgGAATGACTGTCTGAGCTGTGATGGCACTTCCCACCCCTCTGCGTCACCTCCCTTTGACAGCGACCTTCACTATTCACTAATAGTGCAGTTTAGGGAGCTTAATATGTGGATTGAGACTCACCCCTGTTCCTGTGGCTGATAACCAGACTCACCTCTGAGCCCTGTCCCTGGGTGCTGTAGCGCTTGCTGTGGTAGGGAAGGGAAGCCCTGGAGAGGATGTCCAGGGAGGGATCAGGTCATGGCGTTCATCCCTGGTGatctgagctctgctgctcccagatCCAGGGGACTGATGTGTAGCAAGGGGAGAACCTGAGCTCAGCAGGGTGTGGGAGCTGGTTGAGGCACGTCCTGGTGGCTGAGTCAGGTCTCCTGCCCTCCTAACACTCCCTTCCAGTGCCGTGGTGGGAACACTGCCATTGGTACTCACCCGTGATTCTCCCCTTGAGCATGACAAAGCCTGAGACCAGCCCCACTTTAACCCAAGCTTTACTTTTCCTGGCAGTTGTCCAGTTCACAGGGGACTGGGAGACTGGCTGGGTGCAGGCAAACACCTCCTACAAGTCCTTCAGCCGTGCCGTGGTGAACGCGGACATCGGGCTGCACATCGGCCTGGAGGGGGTGAATATCACACTCAAGGGTGAGTCTGACATCCCCGTTTGAAGCTCTGGAGTGGCCATGGCACCAGGAGTCCCCAGCTGCCCTGTGGGAGCCTTTGGTCTGCGATGAGGCTCCCGGGACCTTGCTGTGCCCATGCTCCTGGCTAGCAGTGCCCAGGTGCTGGCACACAGCAGGACCTCGGCTTCTCCCTCCTTCAGGAAACCCAGTGAAGCAGATCAATGAGACCATCAACTACAACGAGTACTTTTCCTGGAGCTTCAGTTCAAACTATGACCGCAGCTACAGCgaggggctggagaaggggctgcccagccccATCCTCTACGTGGCAGAGAAGTTCTCCTCGCAGAGCCCCTGCGCCGTGCACAGGCAGTACCGCATCTCCGGCCACTACGCCTCGGCCACGCTCTGGTGAGCCTTCCTCTGCTCGTGCAGGCACAGGAGATGCAGGGATGTAGGAAGGGCTCTGAAGCTTTTTCCCTAGGCCTCTGAGATGGATGGGATTGCATCCTACTAGTAGGAATGCTGTGTGCATGGAGAGGCCCCTGCAAGGCCTGCAGTCAAAGTGATTGCCCTGTAGGCACTTTAGAGTGAGCAGAGAGGAGGTCCTGGTTCTCTCTGCTGGCCAAATCCACCAGGGCTTGGCACAGGAGAGAGGGACATGGTGCAGGTCCTTGCTGTGATGTGGTAGTTATGGCAGAGGTCCATGGATGGAGTTAGTGGCCCAGAGAGGGCCACAGACACTCTTCCAACTGCTCACTGCTCACTTGGGATGAGGGAAAGCTGGCCCACAGCTGTCAGGATGTGGTCCCTTCCACCATGGCTTGTGGAGGTCAAGGGCCATTGCAGTGCTgttctccctgctctgtgtttgACAGCAGGGATGCAGAAGCTAAGAAAGTGGCCTGGTGATGCTATGGAGCAAAAGCTCCTGGCCCATAACTGAGGACTTCCCCTGTCACCCAGCTCCTCAGCaaaatgcagagctgctgccaatGACTTTTGCCTGCTTCTGCATTTATCTCAGTCCTGTGTGTGGCTCTCTGGCCCCATGTGTGGAAGAGCAGGGAGCTGAGATGGTTCAGATACACCAAATGGGCTGCCACAGCCTTCTTCAGGCTGGTACTGTCTGTGGGCTGAGCAATGCGAAGAGAAAATACATGTTTCTGCCTTCTGGGTGTAGCAGTGTGAGCTCTGCACATCTGTTGGCTCAGCCTGGGGATTAGGGATCActtctgcctgcccacagagcttCTCCACCTTGCACAATGCACCCTGGAGCCCAGATTCTCTTCCCACATGGAAATCCTCACATAGATAACCTTAGTCCGTGGCACTCACATGACTCATCTGTTGGTCTCCTCTTGTCTCCAGGGTAGCCTTTTGCACGTGGATCATCTCCAACATTCTCTTCTCCATGCCTGCCCTTGTCTATGGAGGCTACATGCTCCTGGTCACAGGGGCCTTCATGACCTTCTCACTGCTCTCGTTCTCCACTGTGAGGAACTCCCCAATGTGCCTGATCCAGATTGGGGCTGCAACCCTGCATGTAGCCTATGGGGGATCCTTCTGGCTCACCCTAGTGGTTGGTAAGGACACCATGGTGCCCCAGGGTGCACCACCTTGTCCCTCTGGGTGTGAAAGAGTCCCAGTGTTTTCATCCCAGGTGGAAAGTGCagtcccctggagccccagccTGTGCCTTGGCAAAGCAGATCCTGGCCAGAGGTGTGGACAGGAGTGGCAGAAGGGGGAACACCGTCCCCATCTCAAGGGCAGTGAAGGGACTTTTAGTTCCTGAGATGCAAAGAGATGGGGATCACTTGCCTGGGTTTTAAGATACTCAGTGCAGCTGAAGCCCCCTCGTACAGTGGAAGGCCATCTTCCATAAGCAAAGGCACTGTCCCCTGGCAGGGGACCCTCAGAGGAGGGATGTGGGCTGGGAACTGTGCTGATGTGCACAGGAACCCTCCCAGAGAGCACGTTTGTTTCCAGGCTTGCTCTGTTTTGTGGCTGGGATCACCGTTGTGGCTCTGCACCACCTCAACTTGGACTTGCTGAAAACCTTCTTCGATCTCCGTGAGGACAAAGCTGAGGAGCACCAGGAAATGGCTGAAGTGTATGTCAACTCCTATTTTGTGAACAAGGCACTGGCTCCTCCTCAGCCCTCCGAAACCAACAGCCTCTAGAAGAAAGTTTTCCCCACTCCTTCCCTGAAGGTGAGCCCGAAAGGGCAGAACACAAACCCTTCTTGATGTCCCCACAGGCACATTACCCTGTTCAACTGCCTCTGAAGGCCACATTCGGACAGGTCCGTGCTGGGAAGTACCTGCACAGACTATCTCCCTGACAGTGCCCTCTGGAAAAGGGCAAGCTTTGCTGGCAAGCTGTAATCAGAGCAGCTCACAGCTCTAGAGACTTGAGCTGCACTCACCTGGGGGTCTCTGTGCCAGGAGAAAATCCCTTCCTGCTCTATGCCCTGGCACAGTGTGGAGCAGAAATCTCCAATGGCTGGTTCCCACTGAAACTGAAAATCTGAGCTGACAGGTGACATTCCTCATGGGGAGCACCCACAACACCCACGACTCCAGGGATTAAATTTGCTCCTTTCTTCCCCAAGCACTGACATTTAGTGTAGAACTTGAGGTGAAGCCAGGAAAACCAGGCCCAGATCCAGGCTCCGCAGGCTGGATGTTGCAGGAgctggaataaaaaaatctgctccAGTAATAATGACTGAGTAAATGTACAATGGAGTTTGCTGGGGAAAATGTGATGGTGGGATTATTTTCACTTTCAGATTTGGGCTTTAATAGACAAGACTTGTAGTCAGGTGTGGGCCAAAAAGATGCctaaggaaaggagggagagggaagaatgaaGTTACCCCTGTCCACCTGGAGCACACCTGGGCTGTctgggcagcaggacagggggagattctgcccctctgcctcactcaggtgagaccccacctgcagagctgcctccagctctggagcccaACATCAGAagaacatggagctgctggagccaggccagaggaggccctggagatgctctgagggTTGTTAAGACCCTTGCTGTTAAGTTACTTATTTCTGTCACACGATATTTGTGTTGCACTAATGTGATTTGTTATGTACGAgaattattttcaataaaaatttattaaaaaccCTCTCATTTGAAACACTGTGGGCATTTGGGGGCTGGTTTCTTAAGAGGGGTTGTGGGGCACATCTGAAGGTGACTTCTGGAgagcccccagcagcagcagccttccCACGGAGAGGATGCCCCAAAGGAAGGACAAGTCTCGCTGGCACGTTTCAAGGTAAGCCACTGAGAAACCTTTGTCCTGAGGAGCAGCATGTTGTGAGAGTGTAGGGGAACCTCAAAAGGACTTTAACTACCTGAGTGGTGGGACAAAAGCCATAAGATTAAACCAACAAAACTCCCTTAGGCAAAGGAGAGTGCAGgtccctgtggctgcagcaccCCCACAATTATGGCATATAAGGAGGATCCTTTCTTGAGAATTTCTTGCATCCAAACATGTCAGGCATGAAGGCATCGATGGGAAGATGGCTACAGCCAACCATAAATTGCTGGGGCTGGTGTGGGACAGATCCCATGACTGTAAGCACAGGAGGCTGAAGGGTTTCCCATTCTTTCTGCCTGGCTCTCTCCAACCTTAATCTCCTACTTTTGGGCATGATTCCTCCTCAAGAGCATCCTCACCAGAAGGAAAAGTTTGTGCTGTTGCATCGGACATACAAGGGTATGAGAGGTGAGATTTATGAGGGCTGAATTTCTATTGAATAAATTAAAGGGGTTTGTTGTGCCTTGGATCTAGTCCATCCGTAGGCTGAAGCATCTCCTGGTAGAAACCATTGTGAATATCCTGCCCTGAGGTCTCCCAAGCCTAAGGAGTTCAGCTCCAAACAGTTTTGAGTTCTCTTGGTTCTCGTTGAAGGCTCTTCCATCCGTTGAAGTCTCTTCCATCCGGAGTGGGATGTGTCATGGCTGAGCACCTCCTCCCCAGAGGTCCTGCCCCATGATGATCCCTCTGCAAACTCCTCTGCTGGGCTAGACATCACTCCCATCAAACCTTCCACATGCCTGGGGTCACTCCAGGAGCTAAAGTCCCTCCATATCCCCCCTGCTTGTTTGCCTGGGGATGTCCTGATACCCTATTTAGGGCATATTGATTGGACTTTATTGCCCTGAACCAACCAGCTGTAGTTGGATGCCCCATACAGGACCACTAAAGggctctgccttttccttctcGCCTCCCTGTGGCTACCTTCAGCCCTCAGAGGGACACCTCTATCAAAAGACAAGTGAAAGGCCAGGTCCAACTTATTTTACTGAGATACAGGGAAAATAAGTGagcacaaaagagaaaaaaaagaagttgtgaAATCTGCACAGGGGAAAAGGGGTGCAAACCTGCAGTgtgttccctccctccctgcgtGGGCAAGGTGCCAGCAGCCAGGACTGGGTGGCTGCATCCACCTTGGGTGTGCAGAATTCCAGTGTCTCATGCCCCATGACATGAGTGTTTCCacagctgagcagcaggaacacaggCCTCCCAGACCAGAGGTGCTGCTCCCCTGTCGCTGGTTGGTTACAGCTGATCTCCGAGGCACTGTAGCACCTCTGTCCccaccttctcctctccctccctccctcccacctgaTCTGAGACCTCCAGCATCCTGCTAAATCATGGTCCTCCTTGCCATCCTGCCCTTCACCCCAAGAGGAGACGCTGGATACAAGGCACCCTGGTGAGCACAGTTCCACCTGTACTTCCTGACCGCTGACGGGGAGAGCATCCCTGGGCAGATGGGATTTCTTGGGGGTCTTCAGGGTGGAGGTACTGTTGCAGGGGCTCTACTTCTCCTTTGGTTCATATCAGTGAGTCTGCAGTTACTCGGTTTCTCCCCAGTTTGTTCTGGTTTGATCTCTGTACCCTGGGGAGGACTCGGGCTTTGTTGGGATGGACTAAGGTGAAGGGCAGTAGCCCAGTGCCTGGAACTGGACAGCCAAGGTTGGGGCATGGGTTCTCCTCACGATAAAatttcttccagctgctgctgagtaaaacaacaggggaaaaaaaagaaaaggacaaacTCTTTTATTTGAGACATCTTTCCAGATTTGGACATTCTCATCACACGGCACTTGTTGTGTCTCTTCCCACCTGGGCTCCTGCTGGATTTGGTGAATTCAGGAGCAGTGTCCTCAGGCCTTGCCCTGCCTCCCCCGTGGTTCACAGCTGGGTGGCTGTCACCTCGGAGAGCTCGGCCAGTGGGACCATCCACACGTCCTGCATGGAGCAGCTGGGCTCGGCCAGCAGGCAGGGCTTGTCCCACAcctcctctgctcccttttTCTTGTCCAGGTTAAAGATGAGCTTCAGCTTCTCCGGCTCCATGGAGTTCAGGATGATGACgcccaaacccagcagcaggcacagcagccctgccatacacagcacagggacacatTAACATCTCCTCTCAAAGTATCCCAGCTCCATCCAGATCCAGACGGAGGATGGCGACATGTGGCATCACCTGGTAGGTCTAGGGAAGGTGTTATTTCCCTTTCTGCATCTGGATTCTGACATCAGTCTGGGCTCTCCCGTAAAAAAAGGGGGGTCAGTGAATTGGGGCAGAGAGTtagggctggagctggggaaaggctggaggagctgggcttgtttaGCCTGAAAAAGAGGAGTGTCCAGGGGAACTTAGTTGCCATCTGTCCTTGGAGGTGTTGTAACATGGGAAATTCTGGTTTGATGAAAGGAATTAATTGCTCCCCATGAGTGGGACTGCTGTGGGGCAGGTTCTGAAAGCAGAGGGAATCTCTATCTGTGGGGACATCCACCAACAGATAGAGATAAGGCTGGTGTGGCTTTGAGGTTATCCCTGTTGTGGGAGAGGGACCCCTGAGGGTCCTTCCAGGCCAGGTCTTTCCCTGACTCTACAATTCCTGACTGTCACGCTCTCCTCtgggcacacctccagcagaTAACTTCAGCCATTCATATCTCTTGACTGCTCatctctttcccccccccagccttgggggaaaaaaatcttttatgcccttaaaaaaagaaaaaagtaattttctgtgACCAGACATGGAGACAGAAGGGGTGAAGTCCTGTTGAAACATcactgcagggatggagaagaaaagcCCCTGGAGCAAGCTGAGCACTCACCTGTCACTAATGTCAGCCAGAAGGATTCACCATAGTCTGTTTTCAAGGAAACTGGGCCAAACTGGATTGGGCACTTGGGGGTGTTCCTCGCAGTGAAGAAGAAGAGCAGTGAGAAGAGGATCAGTGCAGCAGTGAGCAAAAGCATGTAACCACCGTGGAGCAGGATGGACATGGAGAATAGCAAGATGGAAATGAGCCACGTGCAGAAAGCCAACCTGTGAAAGGACCATAAAACCAAGTAGGAAGCATCCTGGGATGAATGTTTGGAGAATCCACTCAGGGCCTCCTCTCCACTTCCCAAGGGAGGGACACAGCACCAGGCAACCTGCTCTAGCTGGCCTTGCTTCGGCAGGTGGGCTGGACAGGCTGATCAGAGGACACTCCTtacaacccaaacaattctgtaaATACATGAGTGGTGGAGTTGTGGGACAGGTCCAGCAGTGGTGGAGAGTGACCTCTACACCTGGGAACATTCAGTGTTGAACTTTGCAAAGCCCCAAGCACCTTGATATGGCTTTGacatcagctctgctctgggtgtGGGACTGGAGTAGAAATCTCTGGACATCCCTccaaattaactttttttttcgATTCTTGTGATCATCCACAACCGGCCACCCCCAGGCAGTTCTTACCTGTTCAGAGGGACAATGGCACCAAGGGACACCTTTGTCTGGAGAACTGCACCTTAAGCCATGCCCACAGCTGATTCAGCACCTGGAGTGAACCCAGCTaccagccctgccctgtgtgTGAGGTTTGGGTTTAGCCCACTGGGGAGCTGAGCCTAACAGCTCAGTTTTTCTTATTCCaagaataataatgaaaaacaaattttcatcAGCATTCCTTCCTTGAAATACTCCTCCTCAACAACAGGAATGTTTGTGCAGGGATATTTAttcttcctgaaaataaaacaggagaTGTAGACGGGGACCTGGAGCCCTTCCCCATAGGGAGAATTGCAAGGCTCACTCTTTCCTCACTCTTTCCCACCACCTCTGAGGCACATGGGGGTGCTACGAGACTCCACAATCACAAAACACACAAGGGCTCTCAGCTTTGCACCACAGGACAGCCTCTGAGCACCCTCATGATGgtccctcctgcttcccacagGCAGGTCTCATGCCCTCTTGGGCATGCAAGAGGAAACCCTTCACAGCTGGTCTTACTGGGGCTCCTTATCTTAGTCCTTGGGAGAAGATCCTGAACTATAAGCCTCACAGCTGCATCTGTTTTCCCTTAaatgaagaataatttttctctgaCCATAATTTTGTACATCAGGACAGAGGACACAGAAAAGGACTCCAGAGAGATGGGTAAAagctgtccctctgctctggagccaggctgggagagatgGGGGTattcagctggagaagacaaggctccagggagaccctAGAATCCCTTCCAGTGTCTAAAGGGgttccaagagagctggagagggaatttggacaagggcctggaaggacaggccaagggggaatggcttcccactgtcagagggcagggttagatgggatactgggaggCAATTGTTGgatgtgagggtggtgaagcccTGGCAGAGATTGTCCAGAGAAGGTGTGGCTttcctgtccctggaagtgttgaaagccaggttggatgaggcttggagcaacctgggatagtggaaggtgtccctgtccatggcaggaggtggaatgagatgagctctaagatcccttccagcccaacatttctgtgattctgtgattctattgttctatgattccatgacagGCCAGGAAGCATGAGCATCCCCGATCCTGCAGAAAGCCAAGGCTTTGGCATGGCCTTACAGGGAAGAGGGTGGCTCCATCAgattccctctgctctgcctggttCTTTCCAGAGCAGAGACAGGGCTGACTTCTCTGTCTGTAACTCACCAGAGCGTGGCCGAGGCGTAGTGGCCGGAGATGCGGTACTGCCTGTGCACGGCGCAGGGGCTCTGCGAGGAGAACTTCTCTGCCACGTAGAGGATggggctgggcagccccttctccagcccctcGCTGTAGCTGCGGTCATAGTTTGAACTGAAGCTCCAGGGAAAGTACTCGTTGTAGTTGATGGTCTCATTGATCTGCTTCACTGGGTTTCCTGCCAGATGAGGAAGACTAAGAAGCCTTGGAGGCAGCTCAAAGACTTGCCggtgtgggagctgcagggcccaCAGCCCCAGTATCTATGTGTATGGCTGCCAAACTTGCCCCCAGTCCCCTCCTGCTGTGATGTGCACTCACCCTTGAGTGTGATATTCACCCCCTCCAGGCCGATGTGCAGCCCAATGTCCACATTCACCACGGCACGGCTGAAGGACTTGTAGGAGGTGTTTGCCTGCACCCAGCCAGTCTCCCAGTCCCTGGTGAACTGTATGGCTGTGAAAAATTCAGAGGTTAGTTACGGCCTGGCAGCAAGACATCTAGTGCTGCCTGGTCACCATGGCCTGGGCATCACCTGCCTAAGGGCAAGGACTGggttgtgagccacgaggaggAAAGTCCTGTATGTCCTTCCCCAGTATCAGCCCTGACTCATATTGGGTTGGTttctccccagccccagtgccgTCCCTAACCCTTGAGGCTGATGTGTCAGCACTGTTTGGGCACTGGTCCTCATCTAAGCACCTTCCAATTTGTCTGCCTGGAACTTGGTGGTGGGATTTTGGTGACTGCCCTGGATATGACCACCAGCCTTCAGAGAGGAGACTTGCACCTTCTCCCAGTTGCTGGAGCCAGGTCCCAGACACAAGATGGGCGTGGGTCTTCCCCATGAACTCATCCTACAGGCTGGACTTGGTGCTTGGCTGCTCTGTTCATGCTCCCTCACTTTTCTCCTCCATGCCTTGGGCATCCTTGATCTTCCCCCCCAGAACCCCAGTACTCACTGAGGACCACTGCTCCCACGAAGAGTCCCGTCACCAGCCGCAGGAACCAGAAGTGTCGCTGCCAGGGGTAGAGCAGAGCAAGAGGACAGATCTCAGCCAGATTTTGCCATGGGGACCTCAGCACCAAGCATGTCATTTAGAAACACCAGACGGTGAGGAACAGGCCCATCCCTCCCTTGgggagtcacaccatgtgctttGTAGGCAGGTGGCATGTGGGGGACATGTGGCTGGTGGCACCCACCACAACCCTGCTGTGatggcagggaggcagcagggagatCCAGACAGAGCCACGAAGGTCAAAACAGTCCTTTGGGGAAAGCTGTGACATCCCCTTTCTGGGAAGGAGCATGGAGGCACTCCCTAAAGAGTCTTGAGCTGGAATTTCCACACTTGTGGATGTGTTGGCAGCTGGCCACAGCTGGATGCAGAAGTAGTGACCGAGCATTTGTAGTGTGTCCCTTGTGGGACAGAAGCCCCTCAGCCAGTCCTGCTGCAAAGCCAAGCACACAACAAGCACGTGGCTTGCACTGGGGTCTGTAGGCCACACAGAGCCCAgtgagcagtgctgggacatGCCCAGTGCACACCTCTTTCTTTTGTTGAGATTTCAGGGAAGGTGGAGTGAGATCTTTGAGCCTCACCCTGCTTTTCCACCCCTGTGAAATCACTTGGCCTTGTTCATAGAGAAATCAAGCCAAGCTCAAATCTAGCTGCCTCAGAAATTTGGGATGGTGGAGTGATGTCTGTAGCATGGGGTCCATGCTGGGATGGGCTGGTGCTTACCCCTCTGGCTTGCTAGAAATCCCAGAGCCTTGCCCATAAACTGTGGGCATGTTTGCTCCCCAAAGCTCTTTTCaaggctgggaaggaggaggaatgtGGGATACACAGTTCAGAGACCAGAGGTCTGTACTTCCCCTGCTTCTCCACTTACCCCCCTGCCTCTGATTCCTGGcaggatgatgatgaaagtGGCCAAGATGGAGAGGAAGATGGTGATGATGACAGCCCGGGTGGTGTCAAAGGGGAAACGGGCATTGGCACCGGGGTAGAAGGGGTAGGAGCCATTCCACAGCGTCATCCTCTTGCCTGGGAGGGCTGGAAATTGACACCAGAGAGACAGTGGAGCAAAAATCACCTCCACAGTTCCACCACACCCAGCCTTCTCCACAGAACCACCTCCTGCCCCCTTGCCAGCGCTCTTCTTGTGCCAGGCACAGCTGTGTGTACATCCCCAGTGCCTGGGACACTGCAGCCCCACACGGGCCATACTCAGGCATCTCCCACGGGAGCCCTCCATCTCCTCGGGGTACATCCCAGAGCAAAGCTGGGTTGGAGTCACCAGGGCATCTGCTGCAATCCCCAGGTTGTCCCCAGTGTGGGACAGCAAGACATGCAAACACCACTGGGCCACTCGCACCTCTCTTCTGCCTGTTCTCCGTCCCTGCTGTCTTCCCCATGCTCCTCCCTCCCTAGTTCAGCCCTTTATCCACAGCCTGGCTCCCGTTCGCAGTTGCTGTGCTCGGGGCGCTGGTGAATCACAGCACAAACACGGGCTGCGCCTCATCGAGCTGCTCCTCGCTGAGCCCCGACGGATTTAACTCCTCATCGTCCAAGGAAACAGGAATAACGCGGAGGGGACAGAGAAactgcctgtccctggcagCAGGGTGCCTGTCCCAGGAGCCAGCTGGAGGGAACggtgggcagagggatgctGCTTGGGAAGCCAGATGTTTTTGCCACGGCACTTGACCAACTCACTTTCCCGCTAGGAAAGGGCTGCTCAGCATCCCTCGGGAACGGGGACCAtcccagcagtggctgcaggaacACCCACACCCCTTTCCCCAAGCCGAGCCTACCTCTGCCGCGGCCGATCCCTAGGGATGGGTGCTGTGCTCCGTTGTGCTCCAGGATATTGCCTCGGGATGCTGCCTGCCCGCCCAGTGTGGAATCACGGCTGTGTTTCTCCCAGCGTTTTTAGAGTGCCCGCCTCCAAAGGCGGCTGGATTATCCAGCCTTACCCACAGCGGATCGACCCCCTCCGGCGCTCCTGCTGAGCCCAGGGTAGGCAAGGCTGGCACAGTACTGGGAGAGGTTTGCCTTCTTTTCCTCGACTTTTCCTGCAGAGCGGTGAAAAGTTCAGCTGTTCCTTACGGCACGAAGACCCTGGGGCTCCCAGGCTCCCTGGGAGCCTGCTGTGAGAGAGCAGAGGGCTCAAAGCCCTCAGCTGCACTGCCCGGTGAAACATTCCAGCTGAGATCACCTGGCACAGCTTGTGGCTGCACAGCCTCCTGCTTGACCCTGCTCCTGACTCCATCCACCGGGACAAGTTTCTTGGGAAGGTCCTGGCTGACCTGTCAGTCCTTGGGCAAGGTGACAGAGTGACTGGCAAGGGGGATCATCAGAGACCCACAGGTCTAGAGGTGCTCCCAGCCTTGTTATGCAGAAGATGCTCAAGTTACTAACTTGGCCACAGTGTGGAGATTGTGGAAATTCAAGCTTTTGGGGTTTGCTCTTGTTCTGTGGCAGTTTGGTTGGCTGCAGCAGGTTGCATTGGTGCCAAGAAGGACCAGTGTGGCAGAAACACTTTCCTGATCCATGTTTGGGGACTTCTCTCCAGAACTGGCACAGTTACAGCCATCCCCTGGGTATTTCTTTCTGCATCCCATCTGTGGATAGGCTGGCTGGGTGCCCTGGAGAGCTGAGCTTCTGACCCCCTTTGCAGAGGGATATAAAAATGAGTTTTCACTCATGTCCAGCAGTAAATAAAGGCATTTTGGGGCAAAGGCTTTGACATTTCCCCTCAAGTGCCAAACTGGTGCTACTCAGTCTGAACACTGAATCCCACCACAGAGgtggtttaaaaaaagtaaagggTGGCAAGGGTGCCATGGCTGAGGAATGTGTGGGCAGAGATGTGCTGTGGGGCTGTCTGCTGGGAATGTGGCACCAGCTCTGACTCTGAGagcctctgcagagcagaaggagacGTGGACTTCACCACAAAAAATGCAGATCCTCAGGGGTGTTCTCACAAACACGCAGGCTTTGGACCGCTTGGAAAGGTAGAAATacctctccctccagcatgggAGAGGGATAACTGAGGCAGTGACTGGTAATTAGCAGGCTGAGATTAATCTAGATGTGGAAGATGCAACCATGTGAGGTGATATGTGGGATGAGTGCTTAGACGATCCATCCCTCATTGAACTCCCTGGAGGTGGAAGAGGCAGCAGTGGGATGACCCCTGCACTGGCTTTGTTAAACCAATGTGTGGAGTTTGCCTGGGGAACAGATCGAGGTGCAGTGGGTTTTGGCCTGTTCAGATGAGCATCACAAATGTCTTTTGGGGAGATGCCCTCTTGCCAAAGAtgaaagggagggggagggagttCCCTTCCTTCTCCAAAGGAG
The DNA window shown above is from Pseudopipra pipra isolate bDixPip1 chromosome 12, bDixPip1.hap1, whole genome shotgun sequence and carries:
- the DUOXA2 gene encoding dual oxidase maturation factor 2 yields the protein MTLFDGIYPFYPQQRKAAVFDISIIIVIVVFLTLACSFLLIIPGIRGRARLYWTLRVLLSLFVGVVIVVVQFTGDWETGWVQANTSYKSFSRAVVNADIGLHIGLEGVNITLKGNPVKQINETINYNEYFSWSFSSNYDRSYSEGLEKGLPSPILYVAEKFSSQSPCAVHRQYRISGHYASATLWVAFCTWIISNILFSMPALVYGGYMLLVTGAFMTFSLLSFSTVRNSPMCLIQIGAATLHVAYGGSFWLTLVVGLLCFVAGITVVALHHLNLDLLKTFFDLREDKAEEHQEMAEVYVNSYFVNKALAPPQPSETNSL
- the DUOXA1 gene encoding dual oxidase maturation factor 1, yielding MTLWNGSYPFYPGANARFPFDTTRAVIITIFLSILATFIIILPGIRGRGRHFWFLRLVTGLFVGAVVLTIQFTRDWETGWVQANTSYKSFSRAVVNVDIGLHIGLEGVNITLKGNPVKQINETINYNEYFPWSFSSNYDRSYSEGLEKGLPSPILYVAEKFSSQSPCAVHRQYRISGHYASATLWLAFCTWLISILLFSMSILLHGGYMLLLTAALILFSLLFFFTARNTPKCPIQFGPVSLKTDYGESFWLTLVTGLLCLLLGLGVIILNSMEPEKLKLIFNLDKKKGAEEVWDKPCLLAEPSCSMQDVWMVPLAELSEVTATQL